One Dreissena polymorpha isolate Duluth1 chromosome 9, UMN_Dpol_1.0, whole genome shotgun sequence genomic window carries:
- the LOC127844192 gene encoding cytoplasmic tRNA 2-thiolation protein 2-like isoform X2: protein MKCKEEPAILITRVNDAFCRGCFQVYVTHKFRAAIGKTKLVRDGEKVLVGISGGPSSCALLHLIQEGLSQRAHKKLRFKPGLIFIDEGQVVGQSLEEHKVTLTRIHSLLRQSGFPYHLCQLADSLDLERVKTLNACQSNHSAVNKINQSAMDINTCSNPVEGDKGDVEISGQDENCCDLIEMNREAEKLFAAQLGSIRSISGKEDFVRALRHRLLLEFARQHGYSKVMLGNTGSQLAVRLLTDISTGRGMQAALETAFADRRNTDMMFLRPLRDFSSKEIAMYNNLHRLECVFIPSLTTMGDVGASIEHLTEAFVTGLQAEYPSTVSNIMRTGEKLDSSSAVDLESHCALCQGPLDTDVGMSSALAALRFSLEISTMGKTNGERCIKGDNSVNNTNDELCSNGVNYDAKVECCGKSDGSCRSSTQLSVPDEGLVLQTLCYGCRIVAMEMDDVNSLPEFVMKDVAWRNRRSVMKAEIQDFLLDDR, encoded by the exons AGGATGTTTCCAAGTATATGTGACCCACAAGTTCCGTGCCGCTATTGGCAAGACCAAACTGGTGCGGGATGGAGAGAAAGTCTTGGTGGGGATATCTGGCGGGCCCTCCTCCTGTGCCCTTCTGCATCTGATACAGGAG GGATTAAGTCAGCGAGCTCACAAGAAACTAAGGTTCAAGCCTGGACTCATTTTTATCGATG AGGGCCAGGTGGTTGGACAGAGTCTGGAGGAGCACAAGGTCACCCTGACCCGGATACATTCCCTGCTGCGCCAGTCGGGGTTCCCATATCACTTGTGCCAGCTAGCGGAT TCTCTGGACTTGGAACGGGTGAAGACCCTGAATGCCTGTCAAAGCAACCATTCAGCAGTTAATAAAATCAACCAATCTGCAATGGACATAAATACATGCAGCAATCCTGTAGAGGGGGACAAAG GAGACGTTGAAATCTCAGGACAGGACGAAAACTGCTGTGATTTGATAGAGATGAACAGAGAGGCAGAGAAGCTTTTTGCTGCACAGCTTGGATCCATCAGGTCCATATCTGGCAAGGAGGACTTTGTAAGAGCCTTGAG GCACAGACTTCTACTGGAGTTTGCTAGGCAACATGGCTACTCCAAGGTCATGTTGGGTAACACAGGCTCTCAGCTGGCTGTACGTCTGCTCACGGACATCTCCACCGGCAGAGGAATGCAGGCTGCCTTGGAAACG GCCTTTGCTGACAGAAGAAACACAGACATGATGTTCTTAAGACCACTGCG gGATTTCAGCTCCAAGGAGATTGCTATGTACAATAACCTGCACAGATTGGAGTGTGTATTCATACCCTCTCTAACAACTATG GGAGACGTTGGTGCCAGTATTGAGCATCTGACAGAGGCGTTTGTAACAGGACTGCAGGCTGAATACCCATCCACTGTCAGCAACATCATGAG AACTGGAGAAAAGCTGGACTCATCTAGTGCTGTGGATTTAGAAAGTCACTGTGCACTATGTCAG GGACCTCTGgacacagatgttggcatgtctTCTGCACTGGCTGCCCTTCGGTTCTCACTAGAAATCTCTACAATGGGTAAAACCAATGGCGAACGGTGTATCAAGGGGGACAACTCTGTGAATAATACAAATGATGAACTTTGTAGTAACGGGGTTAACTATGATGCCAAAGTGGAATGTTGTGGAAAGAGTGATGGGAGTTGTCGTTCCTCAACTCAACTTTCAGT GCCAGACGAGGGATTGGTGTTACAGACTCTGTGCTATGGATGCAGAATAGTTGCCATGGAAATG GATGATGTAAACTCCCTGCCTGAATTTGTGATGAAAGATGTTGCCTGGAGAAACAGACG gTCTGTTATGAAGGCTGAGATTCAAGACTTCCTACTGGATGACAGATAG
- the LOC127844192 gene encoding cytoplasmic tRNA 2-thiolation protein 2-like isoform X1, with protein sequence MCSILEDEIPLAKERKLNILDRKCMKCKEEPAILITRVNDAFCRGCFQVYVTHKFRAAIGKTKLVRDGEKVLVGISGGPSSCALLHLIQEGLSQRAHKKLRFKPGLIFIDEGQVVGQSLEEHKVTLTRIHSLLRQSGFPYHLCQLADSLDLERVKTLNACQSNHSAVNKINQSAMDINTCSNPVEGDKGDVEISGQDENCCDLIEMNREAEKLFAAQLGSIRSISGKEDFVRALRHRLLLEFARQHGYSKVMLGNTGSQLAVRLLTDISTGRGMQAALETAFADRRNTDMMFLRPLRDFSSKEIAMYNNLHRLECVFIPSLTTMGDVGASIEHLTEAFVTGLQAEYPSTVSNIMRTGEKLDSSSAVDLESHCALCQGPLDTDVGMSSALAALRFSLEISTMGKTNGERCIKGDNSVNNTNDELCSNGVNYDAKVECCGKSDGSCRSSTQLSVPDEGLVLQTLCYGCRIVAMEMDDVNSLPEFVMKDVAWRNRRSVMKAEIQDFLLDDR encoded by the exons AGGATGTTTCCAAGTATATGTGACCCACAAGTTCCGTGCCGCTATTGGCAAGACCAAACTGGTGCGGGATGGAGAGAAAGTCTTGGTGGGGATATCTGGCGGGCCCTCCTCCTGTGCCCTTCTGCATCTGATACAGGAG GGATTAAGTCAGCGAGCTCACAAGAAACTAAGGTTCAAGCCTGGACTCATTTTTATCGATG AGGGCCAGGTGGTTGGACAGAGTCTGGAGGAGCACAAGGTCACCCTGACCCGGATACATTCCCTGCTGCGCCAGTCGGGGTTCCCATATCACTTGTGCCAGCTAGCGGAT TCTCTGGACTTGGAACGGGTGAAGACCCTGAATGCCTGTCAAAGCAACCATTCAGCAGTTAATAAAATCAACCAATCTGCAATGGACATAAATACATGCAGCAATCCTGTAGAGGGGGACAAAG GAGACGTTGAAATCTCAGGACAGGACGAAAACTGCTGTGATTTGATAGAGATGAACAGAGAGGCAGAGAAGCTTTTTGCTGCACAGCTTGGATCCATCAGGTCCATATCTGGCAAGGAGGACTTTGTAAGAGCCTTGAG GCACAGACTTCTACTGGAGTTTGCTAGGCAACATGGCTACTCCAAGGTCATGTTGGGTAACACAGGCTCTCAGCTGGCTGTACGTCTGCTCACGGACATCTCCACCGGCAGAGGAATGCAGGCTGCCTTGGAAACG GCCTTTGCTGACAGAAGAAACACAGACATGATGTTCTTAAGACCACTGCG gGATTTCAGCTCCAAGGAGATTGCTATGTACAATAACCTGCACAGATTGGAGTGTGTATTCATACCCTCTCTAACAACTATG GGAGACGTTGGTGCCAGTATTGAGCATCTGACAGAGGCGTTTGTAACAGGACTGCAGGCTGAATACCCATCCACTGTCAGCAACATCATGAG AACTGGAGAAAAGCTGGACTCATCTAGTGCTGTGGATTTAGAAAGTCACTGTGCACTATGTCAG GGACCTCTGgacacagatgttggcatgtctTCTGCACTGGCTGCCCTTCGGTTCTCACTAGAAATCTCTACAATGGGTAAAACCAATGGCGAACGGTGTATCAAGGGGGACAACTCTGTGAATAATACAAATGATGAACTTTGTAGTAACGGGGTTAACTATGATGCCAAAGTGGAATGTTGTGGAAAGAGTGATGGGAGTTGTCGTTCCTCAACTCAACTTTCAGT GCCAGACGAGGGATTGGTGTTACAGACTCTGTGCTATGGATGCAGAATAGTTGCCATGGAAATG GATGATGTAAACTCCCTGCCTGAATTTGTGATGAAAGATGTTGCCTGGAGAAACAGACG gTCTGTTATGAAGGCTGAGATTCAAGACTTCCTACTGGATGACAGATAG